A window from Theobroma cacao cultivar B97-61/B2 chromosome 3, Criollo_cocoa_genome_V2, whole genome shotgun sequence encodes these proteins:
- the LOC18604016 gene encoding galactinol--sucrose galactosyltransferase, whose protein sequence is MAPSITKNALDAMGLVYDGQLSTSITLEGSNFLANGEPILTEVPANIVATPSPFCSADKAKSTVGCFVGFDVEEPKSRHVVPIGKLSGIRFMSIFRFKVWWTTHWVGSSGKDVENDTQMMMLDKKESGRPYVLLLPLLEGPFRASLQPGVGDQNVDICVESGSTQVCGSSFRSCLYMHVGDDPYSLVKEAMKVARVHLGTFRLLDEKTPPGIVDKFGWCTWDAFYLKVHPKGVWEGVKGLVEGGCPPGMVLIDDGWQSICHDDDPISDQEGINRTSAGEQMPCRLIKFEENYKFREYESTKSPIKKGMGAFIKDIKEEFKTIEHVYVWHALCGYWGGIRPNVPGMPPAEVITPKLSQGLLMTMEDLAVDKIVNNGVGLVPPELVHKMYEGLHSYLESLGIDGVKVDVIHLLEMLAEEFGGRVDLAKAYYKALTASVRRHFKGNGVIASMQHCNDFFFLGTETISLVRVGDDFWCTDPSGDPNGTYWLQGCHMVHCAYNSLWMGNFIQPDWDMFQSTHQCAEFHAASRAMSGGPIYVSDSVGQHNFKVLKSLVLPDGSILRCQHYALPTRDCLFEDPLHDGKTMLKIWNLNKYTGVLGLFNCQGGGWSRESRRNESASQFSSMVGCFASPKDIEWSHGKNPISVKSVSIFAVYMLQKRKLKLMKQSDKVEVSLEPFDYELLTVSPVTVLPRRRIQFAPIGLVNMLNSGGAIQSMVFDDGEGLVRIGVKGSGEMRVFASDKPSTCKIDGVPVKFDYDEQMVTIHVPWPNSSSLSNVEYLI, encoded by the exons ATGGCTCCAAGCATAACCAAAAATGCCCTGGATGCAATGGGGCTTGTTTATGATGGTCAATTATCCACGTCAATAACTTTGGAAGGATCAAACTTCCTTGCTAATGGTGAACCCATTCTCACTGAAGTCCCTGCGAACATTGTAGCCACCCCATCACCGTTTTGTTCCGCAGACAAGGCCAAGAGCACCGTAGGTTGCTTTGTTGGGTTCGATGTCGAGGAGCCAAAGAGCCGACACGTGGTTCCCATAGGCAAGCTGAGTGGCATAAGGTTCATGAGCATTTTCAGGTTCAAAGTCTGGTGGACCACCCATTGGGTTGGAAGTAGTGGAAAAGACGTGGAGAATGATACTCAGATGATGATGTTGGACAAAAAGGAGTCCGGGCGTCCTTATGTTCTGCTGCTTCCACTCCTGGAAGGGCCGTTCAGGGCTTCTCTCCAGCCTGGAGTTGGTGATCAGAACGTGGATATCTGCGTGGAGAGTGGGTCCACGCAGGTTTGTGGTTCCAGCTTCAGGAGTTGTCTGTACATGCATGTCGGTGATGATCCCTATAGTCTCGTCAAGGAGGCCATGAAGGTAGCCAGGGTCCATCTGGGGACCTTCAGGCTTCTTGACGAGAAAACCCCGCCAGGTATAGTAGATAAATTCGGTTGGTGCACTTGGGATGCATTTTACCTTAAAGTACACCCTAAAGGTGTATGGGAAGGGGTCAAGGGCCTCGTGGAGGGTGGGTGCCCTCCAGGGATGGTCCTTATTGATGATGGATGGCAGTCCATTTGTCATGATGATGACCCCATCAGTGATCAAGAAGGCATAAATCGAACTTCTGCTGGTGAACAAATGCCCTGTAGGCtcataaaatttgaagagaACTATAAATTTAGGGAGTATGAAAGCACTAAATCACCTATTAAGAAGGGCATGGGTGCCTTCATTAAGGACATAAAGGAAGAGTTTAAGACCATAGAGCATGTATACGTGTGGCATGCATTATGTGGATATTGGGGTGGGATTAGACCCAATGTCCCAGGAATGCCTCCTGCAGAGGTCATTACTCCTAAATTGTCCCAGGGCTTGCTGATGACAATGGAGGATTTAGCTGTAGACAAGATCGTTAATAATGGTGTAGGATTGGTCCCACCGGAACTGGTTCACAAGATGTACGAAGGACTTCACTCTTATCTTGAATCCCTGGGGATTGATGGCGTCAAGGTTGATGTGATTCAT CTGCTTGAGATGCTTGCAGAGGAGTTTGGCGGACGTGTGGATCTGGCCAAAGCTTATTACAAGGCTCTAACAGCTTCAGTGAGGAGACATTTCAAAGGAAATGGTGTTATTGCTAGCATGCAGCACTGCAATGACTTCTTTTTTCTAGGAACAGAGACCATATCCCTCGTTCGTGTTG GTGATGATTTCTGGTGCACTGACCCCTCAGGCGACCCAAACGGGACATATTGGCTTCAGGGCTGCCACATGGTGCATTGTGCCTACAACAGCTTGTGGATGGGCAACTTCATACAACCAGATTGGGACATGTTCCAATCAACTCACCAATGTGCTGAATTCCATGCCGCATCCCGAGCTATGTCTGGTGGACCTATTTATGTAAGTGATTCTGTCGGACAACACAATTTCAAGGTGCTGAAGAGCCTGGTATTGCCTGATGGGTCCATCTTGAGATGCCAACACTACGCTCTTCCAACGAGAGATTGCCTGTTTGAAGACCCGTTGCATGATGGGAAAACTATGCTCAAGATTTGGAACCTCAATAAA TATACAGGAGTTCTAGGACTGTTCAACTGTCAAGGGGGAGGGTGGTCTCGTGAATCTCGGAGAAACGAGAGCGCCTCCCAGTTTTCAAGCATGGTAGGCTGCTTCGCAAGCCCAAAAGACATCGAATGGAGCCATGGCAAGAACCCAATTTCTGTAAAAAGTGTGAGCATCTTTGCTGTATATATGTTGCAGAAAAGGAAGCTGAAGCTGATGAAACAATCAGACAAAGTAGAGGTTTCACTCGAACCATTCGATTACGAGCTACTCACTGTCTCTCCTGTGACAGTCTTACCAAGAAGACGGATCCAATTTGCTCCCATCGGCTTAGTGAACATGCTTAATTCCGGTGGTGCAATTCAGTCGATGGTCTTCGATGATGGCGAAGGTTTGGTAAGAATTGGAGTAAAAGGAAGTGGAGAAATGAGGGTGTTCGCTTCAGATAAGCCAAGTACTTGCAAAATTGATGGGGTTCCTGTCAAGTTTGATTATGATGAGCAGATGGTTACAATTCACGTCCCATGGCCTAACTCTTCAAGTTTATCAAATGTCGAGTACCTGATTTAA
- the LOC18604017 gene encoding uncharacterized protein LOC18604017 isoform X1: MAGSEEPDSTELQNSDCSFLWDPQTRLYFHASSGFYHDPDAGWYYSSRDGLYYKFQNGNYVLLDSYYKEGAVADKNGEEYCSSSQGNGIGAPAKIRNVGDESGSAGQTEGACNQVPENPQPPSEWLEDTLIDLYLSGYNAVNSAADATMSLGTDNSENSKFPSDGTDETYEIEEGEWIPEENHNLADSSEGVPYEGDTWDEENWRAQYGQVTQSGEEPVLEVPVVDLWDWVMMTGPRKDGKGQVARLIGRLVKRSAKVHPSMPSGGGLLKTAPICEVHLDLVRVRTGQVYKLRSPSPRYLASLPTYDSSDPTKDWGFPDLSVNKKVCHQFKSGQKDKSEATGEKVLKDLPILSDQPSASIKKFQQRSHVYRDRAAERRTLHGGFGLGPGQKNVAIGHDSDPTYAEDAKAEALNMSFGAGSYARRILEGMGWKEGEALGSTTKGLTEPLQPIGNIGSAGLGWPQTRRC; encoded by the exons ATGGCGGGAAGTGAGGAACCTGATTCCACGGAGTTGCAGAACAGCGATTGCTCTTTCCTATGGGATCCTCAAACTCGTCTCTACTTCCATGCCAG TAGTGGATTTTACCATGACCCAGATGCTGGATGGTACTATAGCAGTAGAGATGGTCTTTATTACAAATTTCAGAATGGAAATTATGTGCTTTTGGACTCTTATTACAAG GAAGGAGCTGTGGCTGATAAAAATGGCGAGGAGTATTGCTCTTCATCTCAGGGCAATGGGATTGGTGCTCCCGCTAAAATAAGGAATGTTGGTGATGAATCTGGCAGTGCAG GTCAGACAGAGGGTGCCTGCAATCAAGTGCCTGAAAACCCACAGCCACCATCAGAATG GTTAGAAGATACGCTAATTGACTTATACCTCTCTGGTTATAACGCTGTCAATTCTGCTGCTGATGCAACCATGTCTTTGGGAACAGACAACAGTGAGAACTCTAAGTTTCCTTCTGATG GAACTGATGAAACCTACGAGATAGAAGAGGGCGAATGGATCCCAGAGGAAAATCATAATTTAGCTGATTCAAGTGAAGGGGTCCCATATGAAG GTGATACATGGGATGAAGAGAACTGGAGGGCACAATATGGTCAAGTCACGCAATCTGGGGAAGAGCCTGTGCTTGAAGTCCCAGTTGTGGATTTATGGGACTGGGTGATGATGACAGGACCAAGAAAGGATGGAAAAGGTCAGGTGGCTAGACTGATAGGACGGCTGGTAAAGCGGTCTGCTAAGGTTCATCCATCCATGCCTTCAGGTGGCGGTCTATTAAAAACAGCGCCTATATGTGAAGTGCATCTTGATCTGGTACGAGTTAGAACAG GGCAAGTGTACAAGTTGCGAAGTCCAAGTCCTAGGTACTTAGCTTCCTTGCCAACATACGATTCTTCTGACCCAACAAAAGATTGGGGCTTCCCTGATTTGTCAGTCAATAAGAAAGTTTGCCACCAGTTTAAATCTGGGCAAAAAGATAAATCAGAAGCAACGGGAGAGAAAGTCTTAAAAGATTTGCCTATATTGTCAGATCAGCCCTCTGCATCTATTAAG AAATTTCAGCAGAGAAGCCATGTATACCGGGATAGAGCTGCTGAGCGAAGAACCTTGCATGGTGGTTTTGGTCTGGGTCCGGGACAAAAAAATGTAGCAATTGGTCATGATAGTGATCCTACCTATGCAGAGGATGCCAAAGCTGAAGCCTTGAACATGTCATTTGGTGCTGGGAGTTATGCCAGACGAATTCTAGAAGGCATGGGCTGGAAGGAG GGAGAGGCACTTGGTAGCACCACAAAGGGCTTGACAGAGCCATTACAGCCAATCGGAAACATTGGTAGTGCTGGATTGGGATGGCCTCAAACAAGGCGCTGCTAA
- the LOC18604017 gene encoding uncharacterized protein LOC18604017 isoform X2: protein MAGSEEPDSTELQNSDCSFLWDPQTRLYFHASSGFYHDPDAGWYYSSRDGLYYKFQNGNYVLLDSYYKEGAVADKNGEEYCSSSQGNGIGAPAKIRNVGDESGSAGQTEGACNQVPENPQPPSEWLEDTLIDLYLSGYNAVNSAADATMSLGTDNSENSKFPSDGTDETYEIEEGEWIPEENHNLADSSEGVPYEGDTWDEENWRAQYGQVTQSGEEPVLEVPVVDLWDWVMMTGPRKDGKGQVARLIGRLVKRSAKVHPSMPSGGGLLKTAPICEVHLDLVRVRTGQVYKLRSPSPRYLASLPTYDSSDPTKDWGFPDLSVNKKVCHQFKSGQKDKSEATGEKVLKDLPILSDQPSASIKQRSHVYRDRAAERRTLHGGFGLGPGQKNVAIGHDSDPTYAEDAKAEALNMSFGAGSYARRILEGMGWKEGEALGSTTKGLTEPLQPIGNIGSAGLGWPQTRRC, encoded by the exons ATGGCGGGAAGTGAGGAACCTGATTCCACGGAGTTGCAGAACAGCGATTGCTCTTTCCTATGGGATCCTCAAACTCGTCTCTACTTCCATGCCAG TAGTGGATTTTACCATGACCCAGATGCTGGATGGTACTATAGCAGTAGAGATGGTCTTTATTACAAATTTCAGAATGGAAATTATGTGCTTTTGGACTCTTATTACAAG GAAGGAGCTGTGGCTGATAAAAATGGCGAGGAGTATTGCTCTTCATCTCAGGGCAATGGGATTGGTGCTCCCGCTAAAATAAGGAATGTTGGTGATGAATCTGGCAGTGCAG GTCAGACAGAGGGTGCCTGCAATCAAGTGCCTGAAAACCCACAGCCACCATCAGAATG GTTAGAAGATACGCTAATTGACTTATACCTCTCTGGTTATAACGCTGTCAATTCTGCTGCTGATGCAACCATGTCTTTGGGAACAGACAACAGTGAGAACTCTAAGTTTCCTTCTGATG GAACTGATGAAACCTACGAGATAGAAGAGGGCGAATGGATCCCAGAGGAAAATCATAATTTAGCTGATTCAAGTGAAGGGGTCCCATATGAAG GTGATACATGGGATGAAGAGAACTGGAGGGCACAATATGGTCAAGTCACGCAATCTGGGGAAGAGCCTGTGCTTGAAGTCCCAGTTGTGGATTTATGGGACTGGGTGATGATGACAGGACCAAGAAAGGATGGAAAAGGTCAGGTGGCTAGACTGATAGGACGGCTGGTAAAGCGGTCTGCTAAGGTTCATCCATCCATGCCTTCAGGTGGCGGTCTATTAAAAACAGCGCCTATATGTGAAGTGCATCTTGATCTGGTACGAGTTAGAACAG GGCAAGTGTACAAGTTGCGAAGTCCAAGTCCTAGGTACTTAGCTTCCTTGCCAACATACGATTCTTCTGACCCAACAAAAGATTGGGGCTTCCCTGATTTGTCAGTCAATAAGAAAGTTTGCCACCAGTTTAAATCTGGGCAAAAAGATAAATCAGAAGCAACGGGAGAGAAAGTCTTAAAAGATTTGCCTATATTGTCAGATCAGCCCTCTGCATCTATTAAG CAGAGAAGCCATGTATACCGGGATAGAGCTGCTGAGCGAAGAACCTTGCATGGTGGTTTTGGTCTGGGTCCGGGACAAAAAAATGTAGCAATTGGTCATGATAGTGATCCTACCTATGCAGAGGATGCCAAAGCTGAAGCCTTGAACATGTCATTTGGTGCTGGGAGTTATGCCAGACGAATTCTAGAAGGCATGGGCTGGAAGGAG GGAGAGGCACTTGGTAGCACCACAAAGGGCTTGACAGAGCCATTACAGCCAATCGGAAACATTGGTAGTGCTGGATTGGGATGGCCTCAAACAAGGCGCTGCTAA
- the LOC18604017 gene encoding RNA-binding protein 5-A isoform X4, with the protein MAGSEEPDSTELQNSDCSFLWDPQTRLYFHASSGFYHDPDAGWYYSSRDGLYYKFQNGNYVLLDSYYKEGAVADKNGEEYCSSSQGNGIGAPAKIRNVGDESGSAGQTEGACNQVPENPQPPSEWLEDTLIDLYLSGYNAVNSAADATMSLGTDNSENSKFPSDGTDETYEIEEGEWIPEENHNLADSSEGVPYEGDTWDEENWRAQYGQVTQSGEEPVLEVPVVDLWDWVMMTGPRKDGKGQVARLIGRLVKRSAKVHPSMPSGGGLLKTAPICEVHLDLKFQQRSHVYRDRAAERRTLHGGFGLGPGQKNVAIGHDSDPTYAEDAKAEALNMSFGAGSYARRILEGMGWKEGEALGSTTKGLTEPLQPIGNIGSAGLGWPQTRRC; encoded by the exons ATGGCGGGAAGTGAGGAACCTGATTCCACGGAGTTGCAGAACAGCGATTGCTCTTTCCTATGGGATCCTCAAACTCGTCTCTACTTCCATGCCAG TAGTGGATTTTACCATGACCCAGATGCTGGATGGTACTATAGCAGTAGAGATGGTCTTTATTACAAATTTCAGAATGGAAATTATGTGCTTTTGGACTCTTATTACAAG GAAGGAGCTGTGGCTGATAAAAATGGCGAGGAGTATTGCTCTTCATCTCAGGGCAATGGGATTGGTGCTCCCGCTAAAATAAGGAATGTTGGTGATGAATCTGGCAGTGCAG GTCAGACAGAGGGTGCCTGCAATCAAGTGCCTGAAAACCCACAGCCACCATCAGAATG GTTAGAAGATACGCTAATTGACTTATACCTCTCTGGTTATAACGCTGTCAATTCTGCTGCTGATGCAACCATGTCTTTGGGAACAGACAACAGTGAGAACTCTAAGTTTCCTTCTGATG GAACTGATGAAACCTACGAGATAGAAGAGGGCGAATGGATCCCAGAGGAAAATCATAATTTAGCTGATTCAAGTGAAGGGGTCCCATATGAAG GTGATACATGGGATGAAGAGAACTGGAGGGCACAATATGGTCAAGTCACGCAATCTGGGGAAGAGCCTGTGCTTGAAGTCCCAGTTGTGGATTTATGGGACTGGGTGATGATGACAGGACCAAGAAAGGATGGAAAAGGTCAGGTGGCTAGACTGATAGGACGGCTGGTAAAGCGGTCTGCTAAGGTTCATCCATCCATGCCTTCAGGTGGCGGTCTATTAAAAACAGCGCCTATATGTGAAGTGCATCTTGATCTG AAATTTCAGCAGAGAAGCCATGTATACCGGGATAGAGCTGCTGAGCGAAGAACCTTGCATGGTGGTTTTGGTCTGGGTCCGGGACAAAAAAATGTAGCAATTGGTCATGATAGTGATCCTACCTATGCAGAGGATGCCAAAGCTGAAGCCTTGAACATGTCATTTGGTGCTGGGAGTTATGCCAGACGAATTCTAGAAGGCATGGGCTGGAAGGAG GGAGAGGCACTTGGTAGCACCACAAAGGGCTTGACAGAGCCATTACAGCCAATCGGAAACATTGGTAGTGCTGGATTGGGATGGCCTCAAACAAGGCGCTGCTAA
- the LOC18604017 gene encoding uncharacterized protein LOC18604017 isoform X5, whose product MAGSEEPDSTELQNSDCSFLWDPQTRLYFHASSGFYHDPDAGWYYSSRDGLYYKFQNGNYVLLDSYYKEGAVADKNGEEYCSSSQGNGIGAPAKIRNVGDESGSAGQTEGACNQVPENPQPPSEWLEDTLIDLYLSGYNAVNSAADATMSLGTDNSENSKFPSDGTDETYEIEEGEWIPEENHNLADSSEGVPYEGDTWDEENWRAQYGQVTQSGEEPVLEVPVVDLWDWVMMTGPRKDGKGQVARLIGRLVKRSAKVHPSMPSGGGLLKTAPICEVHLDLQRSHVYRDRAAERRTLHGGFGLGPGQKNVAIGHDSDPTYAEDAKAEALNMSFGAGSYARRILEGMGWKEGEALGSTTKGLTEPLQPIGNIGSAGLGWPQTRRC is encoded by the exons ATGGCGGGAAGTGAGGAACCTGATTCCACGGAGTTGCAGAACAGCGATTGCTCTTTCCTATGGGATCCTCAAACTCGTCTCTACTTCCATGCCAG TAGTGGATTTTACCATGACCCAGATGCTGGATGGTACTATAGCAGTAGAGATGGTCTTTATTACAAATTTCAGAATGGAAATTATGTGCTTTTGGACTCTTATTACAAG GAAGGAGCTGTGGCTGATAAAAATGGCGAGGAGTATTGCTCTTCATCTCAGGGCAATGGGATTGGTGCTCCCGCTAAAATAAGGAATGTTGGTGATGAATCTGGCAGTGCAG GTCAGACAGAGGGTGCCTGCAATCAAGTGCCTGAAAACCCACAGCCACCATCAGAATG GTTAGAAGATACGCTAATTGACTTATACCTCTCTGGTTATAACGCTGTCAATTCTGCTGCTGATGCAACCATGTCTTTGGGAACAGACAACAGTGAGAACTCTAAGTTTCCTTCTGATG GAACTGATGAAACCTACGAGATAGAAGAGGGCGAATGGATCCCAGAGGAAAATCATAATTTAGCTGATTCAAGTGAAGGGGTCCCATATGAAG GTGATACATGGGATGAAGAGAACTGGAGGGCACAATATGGTCAAGTCACGCAATCTGGGGAAGAGCCTGTGCTTGAAGTCCCAGTTGTGGATTTATGGGACTGGGTGATGATGACAGGACCAAGAAAGGATGGAAAAGGTCAGGTGGCTAGACTGATAGGACGGCTGGTAAAGCGGTCTGCTAAGGTTCATCCATCCATGCCTTCAGGTGGCGGTCTATTAAAAACAGCGCCTATATGTGAAGTGCATCTTGATCTG CAGAGAAGCCATGTATACCGGGATAGAGCTGCTGAGCGAAGAACCTTGCATGGTGGTTTTGGTCTGGGTCCGGGACAAAAAAATGTAGCAATTGGTCATGATAGTGATCCTACCTATGCAGAGGATGCCAAAGCTGAAGCCTTGAACATGTCATTTGGTGCTGGGAGTTATGCCAGACGAATTCTAGAAGGCATGGGCTGGAAGGAG GGAGAGGCACTTGGTAGCACCACAAAGGGCTTGACAGAGCCATTACAGCCAATCGGAAACATTGGTAGTGCTGGATTGGGATGGCCTCAAACAAGGCGCTGCTAA
- the LOC18604017 gene encoding uncharacterized protein LOC18604017 isoform X3 has translation MAGSEEPDSTELQNSDCSFLWDPQTRLYFHASSGFYHDPDAGWYYSSRDGLYYKFQNGNYVLLDSYYKEGAVADKNGEEYCSSSQGNGIGAPAKIRNVGDESGSAGQTEGACNQVPENPQPPSEWLEDTLIDLYLSGYNAVNSAADATMSLGTDNRTDETYEIEEGEWIPEENHNLADSSEGVPYEGDTWDEENWRAQYGQVTQSGEEPVLEVPVVDLWDWVMMTGPRKDGKGQVARLIGRLVKRSAKVHPSMPSGGGLLKTAPICEVHLDLVRVRTGQVYKLRSPSPRYLASLPTYDSSDPTKDWGFPDLSVNKKVCHQFKSGQKDKSEATGEKVLKDLPILSDQPSASIKKFQQRSHVYRDRAAERRTLHGGFGLGPGQKNVAIGHDSDPTYAEDAKAEALNMSFGAGSYARRILEGMGWKEGEALGSTTKGLTEPLQPIGNIGSAGLGWPQTRRC, from the exons ATGGCGGGAAGTGAGGAACCTGATTCCACGGAGTTGCAGAACAGCGATTGCTCTTTCCTATGGGATCCTCAAACTCGTCTCTACTTCCATGCCAG TAGTGGATTTTACCATGACCCAGATGCTGGATGGTACTATAGCAGTAGAGATGGTCTTTATTACAAATTTCAGAATGGAAATTATGTGCTTTTGGACTCTTATTACAAG GAAGGAGCTGTGGCTGATAAAAATGGCGAGGAGTATTGCTCTTCATCTCAGGGCAATGGGATTGGTGCTCCCGCTAAAATAAGGAATGTTGGTGATGAATCTGGCAGTGCAG GTCAGACAGAGGGTGCCTGCAATCAAGTGCCTGAAAACCCACAGCCACCATCAGAATG GTTAGAAGATACGCTAATTGACTTATACCTCTCTGGTTATAACGCTGTCAATTCTGCTGCTGATGCAACCATGTCTTTGGGAACAGACAACA GAACTGATGAAACCTACGAGATAGAAGAGGGCGAATGGATCCCAGAGGAAAATCATAATTTAGCTGATTCAAGTGAAGGGGTCCCATATGAAG GTGATACATGGGATGAAGAGAACTGGAGGGCACAATATGGTCAAGTCACGCAATCTGGGGAAGAGCCTGTGCTTGAAGTCCCAGTTGTGGATTTATGGGACTGGGTGATGATGACAGGACCAAGAAAGGATGGAAAAGGTCAGGTGGCTAGACTGATAGGACGGCTGGTAAAGCGGTCTGCTAAGGTTCATCCATCCATGCCTTCAGGTGGCGGTCTATTAAAAACAGCGCCTATATGTGAAGTGCATCTTGATCTGGTACGAGTTAGAACAG GGCAAGTGTACAAGTTGCGAAGTCCAAGTCCTAGGTACTTAGCTTCCTTGCCAACATACGATTCTTCTGACCCAACAAAAGATTGGGGCTTCCCTGATTTGTCAGTCAATAAGAAAGTTTGCCACCAGTTTAAATCTGGGCAAAAAGATAAATCAGAAGCAACGGGAGAGAAAGTCTTAAAAGATTTGCCTATATTGTCAGATCAGCCCTCTGCATCTATTAAG AAATTTCAGCAGAGAAGCCATGTATACCGGGATAGAGCTGCTGAGCGAAGAACCTTGCATGGTGGTTTTGGTCTGGGTCCGGGACAAAAAAATGTAGCAATTGGTCATGATAGTGATCCTACCTATGCAGAGGATGCCAAAGCTGAAGCCTTGAACATGTCATTTGGTGCTGGGAGTTATGCCAGACGAATTCTAGAAGGCATGGGCTGGAAGGAG GGAGAGGCACTTGGTAGCACCACAAAGGGCTTGACAGAGCCATTACAGCCAATCGGAAACATTGGTAGTGCTGGATTGGGATGGCCTCAAACAAGGCGCTGCTAA
- the LOC18604018 gene encoding FKBP12-interacting protein of 37 kDa: MASHAHLDDDDEFGGDFPGSHSTRHSGNKRSFGDLEDDEDDIFGSKKGNSKVEETAPGVATGMILSLRESLQNCKDALATCQMELEAAKSEIQKWHFAFRNEPFIPAGTTPEPKLVLNYLQTLKSSEEALKEQLEKAKKKEAAFIVTFAKREQEIAELKSAVRDLKVQLKPPSMQARRLLLDPAIHEEFTRLKNLVEEKDKKVKELQENIAAVSFTPQSKMGKMLMAKCRTLQEENEEIGTQAEEGKMHELGMKLALQKTQNAELRSQFEALYKQMEGLTNDAERSNETVYILQEKLEEKDNEIKRLKLELQQKTLMEEENKTDIAIDTSKVKDEMVTDETGNREQVD, encoded by the exons ATGGCTTCTCACGCGCATCTCGACGAT GATGACGAATTTGGCGGTGATTTTCCCGGGAGTCATAGTACTAGGCATTCAG GTAATAAAAGAAGCTTTGGTGATCTTGAGGACGATGAGGACGATATTTTTGGAtcaaaaaag GGCAATTCTAAAGTAGAGGAAACTGCCCCTGGTGTAGCAACAGGGATGATTTTGTCACTTCGAGAGAG TCTTCAGAATTGTAAGGATGCCCTTGCAACATGCCAA ATGGAGCTAGAAGCTGCAAAATCAGAGATTCAGAAATGGCATTTTGCATTTCGGAATGAGCCCTTCATACCAGCTGGAACAACTCCTG AACCCAAGTTAGTATTAAATTATCTTCAAACTCTGAAATCTTCTGAGGAGGCACTGAAAGAACAG CtagaaaaagcaaagaaaaaagaagctgCATTTATTGTAACATTTGCAAAACGTGAGCAGGAGATAGCTGAGTTGAAG TCAGCAGTTCGTGACTTGAAAGTGCAACTCAAGCCACCGTCAATGCAG GCCAGAAGGTTGCTACTAGATCCAGCAATTCATGAGGAATTTACACGTTTGAAG AATTTGGTTGAGGAAAAGGACAAGAAGGTTAAGGAGCTGCAGGAAAATATTGCTGCCGTTAGTTTTACTCCACAAAGCAAAATGGGAAAGATGCTGATGGCAAAGTGTAGAACCTTGCAAGAGGAAAATGAGGAGATTGGTACTCAAGCAGAGGAAGGAAAG ATGCATGAATTAGGCATGAAACTTGCTTTACAGAAAACTCAAAATGCAGAACTTAGAAGTCAATTTGAAG CACTGTACAAACAAATGGAGGGGCTGACAAATGATGCAGAAAGATCAAATGAAACg GTATATATCTTGCAAGAGAAACTAGAAGAGAAAGATAATGAGATTAAAAGGCTGAAGCTGGAGCTGCAACAGAAGACGCTGATGGAAGAGGAAAATAAGACGGATATAGCCATTGATACTAGTAAGGTAAAAGATGAGATGGTAACTGATGAAACTGGGAACCGTGAACAAGTAGATTGA